The nucleotide sequence AAAATTTTGATCGGCATTCTTTACGGTTGCGGATTGCGATGTATGGAAGTTCGAAATCTGCGTTTGTGCGACTTAGATTTTGACAGAAAACAACTCAAAGTGGTTCAGGGAAAAGGAAAAAAAGACCGTTATTTGCCACTTTCCGAGCATTTGATTCGGGGACTCAAAAAGTATATCGAAGCGGAAAAACCGGAAGATTATCTCTTTGGAGAACCTCGTGGAAACCGTGCCGGCGGAGAGTTTGATTCCCGCTACTCACAACGAGGCGTTCAGTGGGCGGTAAAACAGGCATCAAAAACGGCAAACATCCTGAAAGAAGTGAGTGTCCATACGCTTCGTCACAGTTTTGCGACGCATCTTCTGGAAGATGGGATGGATATTTTGAGCATCAAAAATCTCCTCGGCCACGAAAGTATTGATACGACGTTGATTTATCTCCAAATTGCACAACTTTCCACACAAAAACTCTTTTCACCGCTCGATACCCTTTTTTCAGAATTTGGGAAGAAATGAGAGGTTTTAAAACCATAAAAAAACAGCCAACTCAACCTCAATACGAAGTCGCCGATGTTTTAAACAAATTAGGTTCAAAATTGGAGGATTTAGGACTTAATTCTTGGCAATTACGAACACTTTCAGCGTTGAAAAAATGCCGTACCTCTGCTTTGGGTGGTCATATTGACGCTTGTGATGAATGTGGAAATGTAAGCATCAGTTACAACTCCTGCCGAAACCGTCATTGCCCAAAATGTCAGAGCAAAAACCGAGAGCAATGGATTGAAAATCGGGAAACCGAACTGCTTCCGGTACCTTATTTTACTCATTTTTTATTATTCGTTTTAATTGTATTCGTGATACGCTTCGCTTAATTCACGTGGTTTTTACGCTTCCTGATGTATTGAACAAAACCGCGCTTCACGAGCCCAAAATGTTGTACGATTTTTTATTTGAATCTGCCTGGGAAACGCTTCAAACGTTTGGTGAAAACCGCGGTTTAAAGATGGGAATGATTGCTGTTTTGCATACTTGGGGACAGAATCTGA is from Epilithonimonas vandammei and encodes:
- a CDS encoding tyrosine-type recombinase/integrase, which translates into the protein MLGRSQSTFQNYSRHVAAVSLHFGKIPTELDPEQIHDYLFYLQKKSKSPSQSYFKHTVYGLRFLLKSEGLSYDFLSLPEIKREKKLPVVLSKQEVWQMLSGCKLLKHKILIGILYGCGLRCMEVRNLRLCDLDFDRKQLKVVQGKGKKDRYLPLSEHLIRGLKKYIEAEKPEDYLFGEPRGNRAGGEFDSRYSQRGVQWAVKQASKTANILKEVSVHTLRHSFATHLLEDGMDILSIKNLLGHESIDTTLIYLQIAQLSTQKLFSPLDTLFSEFGKK